In the Ranitomeya imitator isolate aRanImi1 chromosome 2, aRanImi1.pri, whole genome shotgun sequence genome, ggagcgatccagtgacgtaacggcgactcacttctcgttctcgctggttgttagctccatgtcaaacagccggagtgtaccgatccgacacacatctaggggccctatgctcgttgctggcgtcgttgcttttgatgtcaaacacgacgatacacgccgacctggcgaccaaataaagttctggacttctagctccgaccatcgatggcacagcaggatcctgatcgctgctgcgtgtcagacacaacgagatcgctatccaggacgctgcaacgtcacggattgttgtcgttctctttgcaaagttgctgagtgtgacaatACCTTAAGCGCTGCCCGCTCCCAACGCTATAGACGCCGCAAGAAAAATGCAAACAAAACCCAAGTTTACGTTTTCAAACTGATCCGTCAAATGGAAGCTTTAGAATCTGTTGGAGTTTGTTTCAGTTGGATCGATTACAAACCGACCTGAGACGTGTGTGTAATATATCATGGGAGATTTCTGCCGGCTTGCAGTGCTCTACTGAAGGTCACCGATGATCCCCTTCACTTAAAGGGATCCTGCTGGAAGTTTAAACATTCAGTAATGAAGCATACATtacttgcctaacaaacaggcaaccctcattcatgctgtctagcagcagcaaatcatgcagctgcgcgaACAtatactaaatctccgagcacgctgaatactctgagaccacccgagcgtgctcggggaaactcGAGTGACGGGAATACTCGCTCATCGTTGCTTGTGATATAATGTAGGAGACGGGTCAGAGCTAAGATTACGTTCTGCTCTTTAACTGTCGATCCCATGTACTAATATTTCGGGCTGGATCGCCTCTTCCAGGACTACATTCTGTTTTTCAGCTGCTTTTTGTTCACTCCCATCTTCAGATGACATAGGAAGTTGTTTCGCTTGCCCCCTCCCTCCATCAGTATCTGCATTCAGTACGCGTCCTGTTTTTAGATTCATTATGTATTCTTTGGTTGTaagattttaactttttttttccccccccctcgTAGACCGGCCGGTGACAAGATGGCGACTCCAGTGAGTGCGCAGTGCTCCAGCAAGACGTGGGAGCTCAGTCTGTACGAGCTACACCGCACCCCACAGGTACGACAGCGGCTTGAGAGGGTTGTAGGTTCTGGTATACCGTGTAGTGGACGTTGGGTAACAGTCCCTGATGTGTCTGCAGGAGGCCATCATGGACGGTACGGAGATCGCGGTGTCCCCTCGGAGCCTCCACAGTGAGCTCATGTGTCCCATCTGTTTGGATATGCTGAAGAACACAATGACAACCAAAGAATGTCTGCACCGGTTCTGCTCGGACTGTATCGTCACTGCGCTGCGCAGCGGGTCAGTATTACTGCAGCATCCGGATGTATAGCTGTAGACCCCACTGCTAGCGGGATGAAGACTGCACTGGATAACACCTGATAAGAGCTGGTTCTGTAGCTGGGACCCTCAACTGTTAACTTGGCTGTTTGTTACTggccatagaatataataaagatCTCATCTGGAGACTGGTTAGTTTACTGTGTTCCCTATAGGTAGAAGTCTCATCTATTTCACATTTATCACAGGTTATAGGAAGGTAAAGTGTGTGACCTGTGCTATCCCCTGACACAGGGTTATCACTCTATGGCATCATTGGTTGGATGTCTTCGTCcatgagcttatatgaggctgtatCGCTCACTACATGCCCCCATAGGGGTCCAGTAAAAGGCTAAATGAAGAGCCTGGATAAAGTGATGTACATCTCACAGAGCCATGATCATTGTCACTTTTTATCCCTAGGAACAAGGAATGCCCCACATGCAGGAAGAAGCTCGTCTCTAAACGATCCCTCCGCCCCGATCCAAATTTTGATGCATTAATTTCCAAGATCTACCCTAGCAGAGACGAGTATGAAGCACATCAGGACCGAGTCCTGGCAAAGCTGAGTCGGCTGCACAATCCGCACGCTCTGAGCAGCAGCATCGAGGAGGGTCTAAAAATGCAAGCAATGAACAGGTAGAGCAGAAGTGTGAGGACCCGAGAGCTAACGGGAAACATCCAGACCTTTCTGACTTTTCATCTCCTATATTTAGGGCACAGCGAGTGCGGAAACACCAGCAAGAATCAGACAACACCACATTCAGTGGCGGAGAAGACAACTGTGACAGCCGCTCGCACGTCAGCAACCCGTCTGTGCACAGCAACCAAGAGGCAGGGCCGAGCCGCAAGAGATCCCGAGCCTCGGAGGATTCTGGGGCAGAGCCGGACATGTCGcacgagggtgggatgaggagtccGGATCCACAGGGAATGGGAGAAGCGGGCAGTGAGATTGAGCTGGTGTTCAGGGCCCATCCTCTGCTGGTGGAGAAGGATGGCTACAGCCAAACCAGGTGACGCCTCTGAGCTCGCACTTATTGACACCATGCAGCGTGGATTATTGGGGTAACTTCATTGTAAATTCTGAGTGTACAGATGCCCTGATTGATGCATCTCATACTGGCCCCATGAGGGAGGACTCGGCTCAGATTTGCAGGATTTGACCACTTCTCCTTTCAGGTATGTGAAGACCACAGCAAACGCCACAGTCGATCATCTTTCAAAGTATTTGGCTCTTCGCATCGCCCTGGAGGAGCAAGCGCAGAGAGGAGGAGCGGACGGAGTAACCCTGGGGGAGGTCAGCGAGAAGCAGTATACAATATATATCTGTGCGGGGGCTGCAGGAGGACAGTACACAGTGAGTACATACCGGGCCGTACCTTATGTAAAGGACGTATGGATTTGTGTGTTCGCCAGATACGCAGAACAGGCAGCACCACTGCGATACTCTCCTCGGTTCTGTGCTCCATATCACCAGTATACAGGCCGGTAAATGGGTCCTGTCCACTCGTCTGACCACGGGTTACACTACAGATGCACCTACTGTAATAGCGGCGGTCAGACACGTTTAGGTTATACCGCTAAACTTGCTGTATTTTGTATATTTACTTGTCCATTGCCCCTTTAAGCTCTGATGCACTTGAGGTATAGTAGAATTATAAattcagctctggatgtgactggagtctaAAGGGCACGATGAGTAATGTGTGCAGATGCATCTGGAGTAATGATGCCTCAGTTTACAGTGGGCCTGAACCTCACTACATGCAAGAGGGTGAAAATAAAGctttaattttcctttttttctttgtcctCAGACTCTGAATGGTTCGTTAACACTTGAGCTGGTTAATGAGAAATATTGGAAGGTGAGTAAACCCCTGGAGTTGTACTACGCCCCAACCAAGGAGCAGAAGTAACGCTGACTCCTGGACCATTTGAGAAGATGGactggaaaaaaaagcaaaaacaaatcaAGACTGTTTCTGTTGTGTGACTACAGCAGAGGGGGCGCGCAGCAAACTGAGAGACCTAAAGTAAAAAGGCCAACATTGTGACACCACCTCACCCGCAGTGACGCTTGTACAGACGAGGGAGCGACTGGTGCAGTTGTTACAACCCCCGGCGAAGGAGCACAATAAAGACACAATGGACCCCGCCATGGTGGGTGGGATCCTTCCCTGTAGCAGCTTTGCTTCCCCGGTCTGCATCGTAAGTGTCACCATCACGCTGTGCCCCGGCATCCACCGCCCATCACATGTCGTCGCCCTCATCCATTGTGCTCCTTGTTTTCGTGTGGGATCTCATTAATTTATATGACATATACTATATTCTGCTGGGATTTTCCTAAGAttgtaatagttttttttttatactagGTCATTTACTTTTTAGAATTTTCTTTGCTTTTTTGTGTTTAGGAAAATTTatgacagcagcagcagcagcaatatatAATTTCTCTACAGAGTCTAAATGTGGTCTGATTTTATGTAGTAAAAGTGACTTTATTCCCGGATTGGTTCTGTTCATCAATAAGCAGGTAAGAGTAAAGCCCGGCCCGGCCCCCGGTGTGAGCGTCTACTCTAGGGCTGGTTCAGACGTGATGAAAgtgctgcagatttattgctgGCAATCTAGAGCAAAACGCATTGTCCAGCAAGTTGGTTAGATTTCAACAAATCTACATGCTGCAGAAATTAAAAGAACCTAATAACAACAGTATTTTCAGTCAATAGGGTATCAAGGTATACATATAAAATTAATATAAATAAATGAGAGACCGTTATATAGTTGCTAAGAGAAAGGGAAGTGGCAGACCACTCGGAACTAATGTAAAAACCAAAATGCCGTCATATGGAAGTTCAAGACTAACAATAATAAGTATATATAATAAATTAATAACCAGAATCAGAAATAGTACTAATAAGCCTTTATTATATTTTTATGGCAGTAAGGGCACAACTGTGCACGTACTTGGGAATTTATGGTTACAATAATAGTTAAAATATATAAGGAATAGACAGGATAAAATACCATACAATataatataaacaaaaaaaaacaaacaatcttATAGAAATTTCATGGTGGTGTGCATTTCaaagacacatatatatgtatatgtgatgTATAGTGCGGTATACGTATTCCAGAGGTATTATAAATATATGCGTTAAAAATGTAAGGTGCAGAAAAATCAATTTTAGGGAATAAGCCTAAAGTGCATGTGCTGAGAATGAAAGATaataaaagtaatttaaaaaaaaaaggaaaaaaccgccATATATATACGTGTCATCACATACAGCTCAAAATTATATATGTGCACCAAGGTAGTATGCAGAGATTGGGGGATATATACCTGTCAGTCTTGTGTTCCcaagtacagcgcaccccgacgcgcgtttcggagattccttcgtcagggatatatatggcttttttttttttcccccttctttGAAACTCTTGGCACATTGTTGTTGGCACATGCACTTTAGGCTTATCTCCTAAATTTGATTTTCTTAGCACACTTTATAACATTACTTTTACTATCTTATATTCTCAGCACATGCACTTTAGACTTATTCCCTAAAATTGATTTTTCTGCACCTTACATTTTTAACgcatatatttatttataataCCTCTGGAATATGTATACCGAACTATACATCACATATATATAATGTGTCTATGAAATGCGCACCACCATGAAATTTCTATAAGATTGTGGGATATTTATATTACAATGTATGGTATTTTATCCTGTCTATTCCTTATATATTTTAACTATTATTGTAACCATAAATTCCCAAGTACGTGCACAGTTGTGCCGTTATTGCCATAAAAATATAATAAAGGCCTGTTTGTACTATTTCTGATTCTGGTTAttaatttaatatatatatatttattattgttAGTCTTGAACTTCCATATGACggtattttgtttttttcatgCTGCAGAAATTGTCTGCATGGATTTTGAAAAAGTGtgaatttttataaaaaaatattgtAGCAGATACTGAACTCATGaattttgtctgcagccaccactagggggagcttcctataAAAAAAAGATACATAAGATCctctctgtagtcaccactagggggagctccctgtatacagagatacatgataagaccctgtctgcagttaccactagggggagctccctgtatacagagatacataagatcctgtctgcagccaccactagggggagctccctgtatacagagatacataagatcctgtctgcagccaccactagggggagctccctgtatacagagatacatgataagatcctgtctgcagccaccactagagggagctccctgtatacagagatacataagatcctgtctgcagccaccactagggggatctccctgtttacagagatacatggtaagattctgtctgcagtcaccactagagggagctccctgtatacagagatacatgataagatcctgtctgcagccaccactagggggagctccctgtattcagagatacatgataagatcctgtctgcagccaccactagggggagctccctgtatacagagatacatgataagatcctgtctgcattcactactagggggagctccctgtatacagagatacataagatcctgtctgcagccaccactagggggagctccctgtatacagagatacatggtaagattctgtctgcagccaccactagagggagctccctgtatacagagatacatgataagacccatcGCTGTAGGGGGaaatctcgcagcccggggccgtgctcagccgccatcgctgtagggtaaAATCTCGCAGGTCGGGGCCctgctcagccgccatcgctgtagagtgaaatctcgcagcccggggccgcgctcagccgccatcgctgtagggtgagatctcgcagcccggggctgcgctcagccgccatcgctgtagggtgagatctcgcagcccggggccgcgctcagccgccatctctgtagggtgagatctcgcagcccggggccgcgctcagccgccatcgctgtagggtgagatctcgcagcccggggccgtgctcagccgccatcgctgtagggtgagatctagcagcccggggccgcgctcagccgccatcgctgtatggtcagatctcgcagcccggggccatgctcagccgccatcgctgtaaggtgagatctcgcagcccagggccgtgctcagccgccatcgctgtagggtcagatctcgcagcccggggccgtgctcagccgccatcgctgtagggtcagatctcgcagcccggggccatgctcagccgccatcgctgtagggtgagatctcgcagcttggggccgtgctcagccgccatcgctgtagggtgagatctcgcagcccggggccgtgctcagccgccatctctgtagggtgagatctcgcagcctggGGCCGCGCTCAgacgccatcgctgtagggtgagatctcccagcccggggccgcgctcagccgccatctctgtagggtgagatctcgcaacCTGGGGCCG is a window encoding:
- the RING1 gene encoding E3 ubiquitin-protein ligase RING1 isoform X2; its protein translation is MATPVSAQCSSKTWELSLYELHRTPQEAIMDGTEIAVSPRSLHSELMCPICLDMLKNTMTTKECLHRFCSDCIVTALRSGNKECPTCRKKLVSKRSLRPDPNFDALISKIYPSRDEYEAHQDRVLAKLSRLHNPHALSSSIEEGLKMQAMNRAQRVRKHQQESDNTTFSGGEDNCDSRSHVSNPSVHSNQEAGPSRKRSRASEDSGAEPDMSHEGGMRSPDPQGMGEAGSEIELVFRAHPLLVEKDGYSQTRYVKTTANATVDHLSKYLALRIALEEQAQRGGADGVTLGEVSEKQYTIYICAGAAGGQYTTLNGSLTLELVNEKYWKVSKPLELYYAPTKEQK
- the RING1 gene encoding E3 ubiquitin-protein ligase RING1 isoform X1; translated protein: MTLTGSRPAGDKMATPVSAQCSSKTWELSLYELHRTPQEAIMDGTEIAVSPRSLHSELMCPICLDMLKNTMTTKECLHRFCSDCIVTALRSGNKECPTCRKKLVSKRSLRPDPNFDALISKIYPSRDEYEAHQDRVLAKLSRLHNPHALSSSIEEGLKMQAMNRAQRVRKHQQESDNTTFSGGEDNCDSRSHVSNPSVHSNQEAGPSRKRSRASEDSGAEPDMSHEGGMRSPDPQGMGEAGSEIELVFRAHPLLVEKDGYSQTRYVKTTANATVDHLSKYLALRIALEEQAQRGGADGVTLGEVSEKQYTIYICAGAAGGQYTTLNGSLTLELVNEKYWKVSKPLELYYAPTKEQK